A single Triticum dicoccoides isolate Atlit2015 ecotype Zavitan chromosome 2A, WEW_v2.0, whole genome shotgun sequence DNA region contains:
- the LOC119359402 gene encoding probable LRR receptor-like serine/threonine-protein kinase At1g63430, translated as MKDGPEVFVISLCAFEGYDLARLSHENIAKFLGYCRESDPFSRMLLFEYASNGTLYEHLHHGEEAQFSLLKRMKIAISIAQGLRYLHTESQPPFAISELNSNSVYIIEDSTPKADDVVY; from the exons ATGAAGGATGGACCTGAGGTTTTTGTCATATCATTATGTGCCTTTGAAG GTTATGATCTGGCAAGGTTGAGTCATGAGAACATAGCAAAGTTTCTGGGCTATTGCAGAGAGAGTGACCCATTCTCGAGGATGCTACTCTTTGAGTACGCATCAAATGGGACCCTGTACGAGCACCTACACC ATGGAGAAGAGGCCCAATTCTCTTTGCTCAAACGAATGAAAATAGCCATCAGCATCGCCCAAGGTTTAAGGTATCTGCACACCGAGTCGCAGCCGCCTTTCGCTATATCAGAGCTGAACTCCAATTCAGTATACATTATAGAAGATTCTACCCCCAAG GCTGACGACGTCGTCTACTGA